The following coding sequences are from one Eleginops maclovinus isolate JMC-PN-2008 ecotype Puerto Natales chromosome 11, JC_Emac_rtc_rv5, whole genome shotgun sequence window:
- the cdkn2aipnl gene encoding CDKN2AIP N-terminal-like protein: protein MANLDVEEFIQQNRAVADEVETYRGYWESDKHWQPRREFILRNINDFEEPHMDQLLALSMVWANNVFMGCRYSTELLEKVREMAEGIVVEDAPVFKTRDEIMKKQQGR, encoded by the exons ATGGCTAACCTGGACGTGGAGGAGTTTATCCAACAGAATAGAGCTGTGGCTGATGAGGTGGAAACGTACCGTGGTTACTGGGAGAGTGACAAACACTGGCAGCCGAGGAGGGAGTTCATCCTTCGGAACATCAACGACTTCGAGGAGCCGCACATGGACCAGCTGCTCGCGCTTTCCATGGTGTGGGCCAACAACGTCTTCATGGGCTGTCG GTATAGCACGGAGCTCTTGGAGAAAGTGAGGGAAATGGCTGAAGGCATCGTGGTAGAGGATGCACCAGTCTTCAAGACAAGAGATGAGATTATGAAGAAGCAACAG GGTCGATGA